TTTGCATGAGTgtataacttttatttatgttaggtggactttcaaaatttaatgtcTTGTACTAATCAATCacaattcaactttttttaatttttttgtagaacttttatttatgtataatgtTCGTAAAAGATCTCGAttctaatattatttatgCACAAAGATGGacaatttgattaatttattttgtcattttgacAATTTCACGAAAAATCTATATATGTGCAAAGcatatgttaaaatattattacgGTTTAAAAGTCATTATTAAGTACCATGGTTCCTACGTTATGTTACAAAGTTTTTGTGAAATTAGATATcataagattttattaaattacagaaataaaattaaaatcttaagattagattcataatttaataattaaaaacgaAGACAATACCGTTGTAACATTCCTcttaattatgaattataggGTTAATTGTCGTCTTAATCTTGATATTTAGAGTGGAATGGGATGATTTGAggattttaattagtttaaggGATTGCGCTTTGACTCTAGGGCTTGAccattgaattaaaaaaaaaagggaaactCTATCTTCACTGTCTTCTCCCCATGCTCACTTCTTCCATTGCCGCCCAACCAGTCCCACCACCCACCGTCGCTCAACGGTAAGTTTTATTCGTTCTTTCCCATTCGCTTTCTCCATTTCTCTCACTCATGCCCACCCAACCGTAGCAAGCGCCAGATTTTCGCCCAACTTCGCACGCCGTCTTCGCATATCCGCCTTTGGTTGGTTCCGATTCCCTTCccttctcttttattattcacTATCTATTTCACTATCCATCTCtctatcttcatcttcatgtTCCAGCCCAGAATTTCCGCTGACATCTTTCAAGCTCGTCGCTGCCGGGGTAACTTCTTGTCGATTGCGGGCGCTGCTTGTTCTCGTAGTAGGTAAGAGTTTCTGACGGATTTTTGGGTTTTATCGGCAATTCTTGATCACCCACTAAGTTTGAACAAAAACTTAGGTCACTCGTATTGTTTTGATGTTAAATTATAGGGATTAGGCGCCTAGATTTGGCTGTTCAATGACTTGTTGTCATGTATTGCTTTCTAAAATACTTTAATTGTTCTTGAAGTCACTTCTAATGGGTTTCTACTTCTTGTTGTTTATGCATCAGTTTGAATCATTTTGTGTAGTTTTGAAGTGGATTTGGACTAACCCACAATTTGGATAAGTTGTTTAAAGAGACGgatgaatttatgttttggaATATGAACAGAAAGGTTGGAGTTGTTTTGGCTTGGGTTTTAGGTTTGGAGTGAGGTTTCTCTAAGTCGAAAGAACTCTATATTGGAGTACCTATGTGCTAAGCCGGAATTATATCGATATTATTTTTCGCTGGGTAAAGCAAAGGGaaaattttattccaaatgCCAGTTATCCTTTACAACAAAGAGAAGCCTTGCATTTAAAGATTTTCCAAACCAACTAACTTGCTGGAcatgaaaaacaaacttaaagGCCTAAAAGGCGCGCCCTAACAAAGCAAGGGCAAGAACAAGTCGGGAAGGCACGAACCACATCATTGGCCTTGCAAAAACAAGTTTAGAAAGCttgtttgttttgcttttactgattgataaaaatttataagcaTGCTATGTAAATTTCATGTGTTATGATAATTGTATTGTGGGACCCTATTAGTTATTGCATTTTGTAGGCTAGATCATAGTTACTAGTAGCTTTGTACATACCAGTTTGTGTGCCTTAGCGCGCATCTAAGATTGGGTCGTTTTCATCTGATTGCAATTTTCAATTATCGTGCATGTAGTAATGACTTCAGTTAGAGGTCTTGGACAGTTGGGTAGTTACTATGATTCTCGAATTGGCACGACGTGGAATGCCTTTAATGGAAATCACTAGCTAGAAGCCTAGAAAAGGAAACATAATTCACTTCTTCACTACTCAAAATTTGGAAGCAGTAGTCGCCGTAGCCAAAAGAAGATGGAGGACAAGGAGAAGAAGGGGCTAGAAGGTACTGGTTTGTGTCTTCCAGTCAATCACCATGGCAACTTGAAGAGTGCTTCGAGCGATCAAGATTTCAAGGATGTTCTTCTTCAAATCAAGTCCTCCAAAACCACTGTAAGCTTCCCTATAATTCCCCATCAAATTTTGTTGCCCCTTTCCCTAGTTTTAAGGTTTTCTTGGGTACttgattgtttgattttcgTTATTCAATTACTTTTCAGGCAGTTATCAATTATGGAGCATCTTGGTAAGTCCAAACCTTCTTTAGAGGATTGAACAGAGTGTTTAAGGTTTTGCTTGTAtgttaaatatcaaaagaCTCGTAgagaacaaaaagagagaattgtAAAATTTGGTTCGATGTACACTGGTAGAAAGACGACTTAAATTGTGGGATTAATGTTATAAAACTGATCGACAAAGCTCTGGTTTCCATATCAGGGTGGTTATTGCTTGAATCTGGTGCTAAAATTTGACAGTTTGGATTGGCttgttgatatatttatatatagtaaaatccAGGCTTATTAGGTTCCTTCTTGTTGGTTTCAGGTGTCGTGTGTGCAGTCAGATTCTTCCAGCATTTTGTCGATTGAGTAACAATTTTCCGAAAGTTTCCTTCATCTATGCAGACATTGATGAATGCCCAGAAACAACTCAACATATTCGTTACACTCcgacatttcatttttatcgcGGAGGTGAAAGAGTGGATGAGATGTTTGGTGCTGGGGAGGAACGACTGCACGACAGGTTGTGGTTGCACTCTTAAAGACAAGATAGGTTGAGCACCATATTATTATCCCTAATTATTAGGCACTATATAGCTACATTGATAATGGCTTTGTTTTGGTATTTGATCTTCAGTGACCGAGCTTGTTTGTTgaccaatttcatttttcttgataaacGCAATGGTTTGAGCTAGTAGTGTTAAAAGTGGgtcaaatttacaaatttaaaactaataacaGCTGTTACGGTTGTTCATGTTGATTATAAGTTTGTTCTGATTTCTATTAAGTTGCTACATACTCCTCAGATCAAAGTCAAGTTCAGGAAAAACTCATATCTATATAGTAAATTTCTAGCAGGTACGTAGTTCTGTCttacatttgttattttttgtaaCCTTTTTTGTTACTAATGTCAGCTCGTGGCAGCATGATTGTTAACAGTATAAGCATTGTGTCAATTGAGGTATGCTCATTTTGACGTGATAGAATGTTTGTTATAGGTGAATTGTTTAAgcaaaagaaaccaaataaattgtaaataggAAATACATAttgcaaatgaaaaagaataaaatagtcTTCTCACTtcggttaaaaaaaaaaaaccttatgtggaaaaaaattatgtgaaaacaactttttatttttattttccgGTCGATGGTTTTTagctattattttaaatttctcttcattgtcaaattaaacttttggATGGTAATTTAAGATAATATTATGAGAGTAGGTGGTCTAGTATTTAAGCTACTAcagttaattttatttttacttatcAACTTAAATTGTATGAATAATTGATGATTAAGAATGATGTTTGATAGACATTAAATTGAGTCAATTAGACATTTGACTAGAGAAGCTTACCATAGGACTAAAGAAGCTTTTATAGTTTTCAAGTGAGCTTTGCATCAAGTTTTGTGGATTAGTCATTAATTATGCAAGTTTTGTGGATTagtcattaattatatttttatccaTATTATTAGGAGgaagttaaaatttatatatttgatttataattaggctaaatattttcaaaagtttaaaaaatacggTAAACATAAGTGCTCatgaagtttgaaaaataaagcaCTAGTGACGGTTGTTGTGTTGGTTTGGTAAATGTTCAAACTTACTTCATGCCATGAAAGAGTACAAATCAATTGTCGATTTAAGcttttgaataaatataaaataaactatgtGCATTTTCAGGTAAAAGATTcactaaaaacaaatttcattataaTGAAACttgaaagtgtaaatattttggaaatttgtatattttttagatttcccatttaaaaattgatgtttATGATGGAAGAGAGCGTGTAGTTTAGGCGTTGTTCAAAACTGAAGATAGAAATTCCAAGGGCGCGGGAAAGCTAATGTGACAAAAGTCTTCCTACTTTCCACCGATCCGAAACGCCTTCGCCTTCCACAAACAAAACGCCATTATCGGCCGAACCACAATAGTTTCCGTTACAGAATTAGGGTTTCATAGCTCAGAAGTCGGATAGGGCTTGAAGGAGCAAACACATCAAGCCGATTTCTCTTCGTTGTCTTCACATTTTGAGTCGTCAATGCCGGACTCCGACATTCTGCATGTTCATTACGAAGTCGAAGATGTTGACGACGggggaggagaagaagaacaagaacaagaagaagaagaagaagaagaggagactGACGACAGTGAGGAAACAGTAGAAGGGCACGCGGAAGAAGAAGTTGATTATGTTCCTGAGGTGTTGCAATCGCCTAGGGCTTCACAAACGGGTACTCCTGGATCTGCTCAAGCTAGGGTTTCGTTTTGGGTCGAGGAAGAGGTAGACAAGCGGAGAAGGACCGAGGGAGGTGAAGCGAGTTCTTCGCAGAATGAATGGAATCGGAGTGAAAATGATGACATGATTTGCTCTATTTGCATGGATGCGTGGACCAATTACGGTGAACATCATATTTGGTGCGAACAATTGGCCTTTATTCTCTCTTGCACTTCATACGCGTTTGTGTCTCTTCAACGAAAAGTTCAGTCAAAGACTAGAATTATTGGTTGATAATATGTCGGTTCTGTTTTTCCACTTCGTCGGCGATTGGCTACAAGATAGTTATGAGGGGTGTATAAAGTAAATTGTTCATGCAAATTTGTacatagtttagatttgaactTGGGATTGCGTAGCCTATACTTCAGAGAATTATCTGTTCAATTAAGTTGTCCTTGTAGTCTACGATATCAATTGCTTCTTCACGATACTGTACTTTTGACTTCATGGTTTAATGATTTACGGGATTGTACTATTTTCAGAAGATAGTATGTGTAGTCTCTTTTGGTTAGGTCTTTTATTTTGGCAATTTATACTTTCTGTTGAAATTGGTATAGTCAGAGCTAATAACTTGTCAATGAGCAGATCATTACCCATTTTAATGTTCTTTAAAGTCGTCTAATTGTCTCGTGTGACTGCAGTTGTCTTCCTTGTGGGCACTTGTATGGCATGTCTTGTATCAATAGATGGTTGCAACAACGTAAAAATGCAGGGAAGGTATTTGTCGACACAATGATTAAGTTCTGCATTTTGATAAACTATGATTAATTTACACCAAAGTTAACCTTCCCTCCCTCCAAAAAAAGTGTCCACAGTGTAATAGAAAGTGTTCCACGAAGGATGTCAGGAAAATTTTTGCACCACGAATTGTTGCTGCTGATGGAGAATCTCAAAAGGTTTTCCTAAATTCTAAGTGTTGATGTGCGCTTTTAAGTTTTGAGGAAGCTAATCTTGATTGGGATTCTGcctctctttccttttcagAGAATCAAGTCACTTGAAGCTACTTGTGCCTCTCTTGAGAAGAAGGTCCGTGAAATTATCCCTTTAAagcaatttataatataaatctTCTAAATTTGCTCTTAATACATTTCAAACTTccgtttcatttttttctcttaactATCTTAAAAGGCGTGGCCGCatctttctctccttttctaaaaaagtgttaacttcttttattaaaaaaaaacctctaaattttagaagttttgataTCTTATTATTCACAATATTACATCTTTTCGtatatgagaaattattacgTTTTCCTATTCCCTGCCTCAGAGAGAGTAAGGGAGGGAGggaaatcattttttataattgtgcTTCAGTGCACATAAATACCAATATGtaaatgtgtttgtttgtgtttgttattaatttcaaacccttatatatgtatacaccTTCAATTTGATTTAGGAGGCAAATTGGTGTAAGAAAGAAGTTGaatggaaaaagagagaaacagaTATGCAATCTAAACTTCGAGAACTTTCTGAGGtatatttttaattgcaaAGTTCCATATAGTTTTCTCCTCTTCGTTGCgtaattgattttttgaatAACTTAATTCGAATTTAGAGATGGCATCTGTTGTATCTCGAAGCATCCTTCTCCCTGtcctttaaatttttgttgtgCTTGGTGATATACATCCCATTCTTGGATTTtgactattttcttttatgatgttcgttttcaatttttgaccAGATATCGTTTCTTATATGTATTGTTTCAAATTGTTTTCATCTAGtagtatttttaatattcaatttgtCGTGCCTTGCTTTTGTATAGGTGACTAGGTTAGGTCTTTAAAGCTGGTGGATTTTACACACTTCCATGTTATGCAAAAACATGAGATGCAATGAACCATATAAAAATGACAGTTTGGGTTTCCAAAGGTCATTATTGCATGGTTTTAAACTGACTTAACGGTAGATATTTGATTTCCTATTGAGTTACTACAGTTTATTCTCACCTGT
This DNA window, taken from Cucumis sativus cultivar 9930 chromosome 6, Cucumber_9930_V3, whole genome shotgun sequence, encodes the following:
- the LOC101222091 gene encoding thioredoxin-like 3-3; amino-acid sequence: MEDKEKKGLEGTGLCLPVNHHGNLKSASSDQDFKDVLLQIKSSKTTAVINYGASWCRVCSQILPAFCRLSNNFPKVSFIYADIDECPETTQHIRYTPTFHFYRGGERVDEMFGAGEERLHDRLWLHS